Genomic segment of Drosophila ananassae strain 14024-0371.13 chromosome 2L, ASM1763931v2, whole genome shotgun sequence:
TTTCCGGCTCTTCTCAGACTTGGTTTTTTCTTCCTTATCCTTTGAGGATTTAGGCTCCCGTTCCTTGTCTTTCGATCGACTGCGGTCGCGATCCTTGCGACTCTTGTCCTTGTCCTTATCTTTATCTCTGTCCTTGCGGTCCGACTTCCGTTCACGGTGTCGCTCCCGTTCCCGTTGCTCCCGCTGTTCACGCTCCTTGCGCTTCTCCTCCTTCATAATGTGAAGATAATCCTCGAAATACTCCTCACGATACATGGAGTCCACCATTCTGTAGCGCAGGTCCGAATCCAGCTTCTTCTTGATGTCATACCACCTGGTATGTCGTTCGATGTCATGACGCTCCCGCAGCATATCCAGAAAGTCCCTGCGGATCTAGattatgtatttttgtgtAAAAGGATTATGGACATGACAGCCATATGGAAGATAAGAAAAACGAAACCGAGAATTAGTGGTCTGGAATTGATGCGAATTTCACTTAACCATCTAGATCTTATGAATGTAACTTAGGGCTTAGCGctagtttttattttagtgaATATAGTTACACGATTTGTTTGCTGAAAGAGAACGGGGTTGATTATCAGGTAGAGACATAACTGAAAGAAATCTTAGGGTTAGCTAAGGATCTGCCAGCTGAGAGAGGTCGGCGTAGATACTGGATGAGACGGACGAGAATCGAACCACTGGATACCAAAGAGATAAGGTGGGTGACAGcaaagaaaatcaaaaaaccTCTTTTAAGTGCGTTCAAAAAACacataatttaaattaaatgtagaTGGAATAAATTACTGAACCAAAAATATATGATTTTCTACGGAGTGAAGCCTCTTTCTTTTGGAATCGGACAAGTTAATTCCGTTCCTCTCTCAAAATGTTGCATTGCGATCCTTGGGATTGAATCTTCAGCCAGGCCGAAGGATACAGTAGTTTATAGAGCTAAAGTAAACATACGGAATAGAGTAATTTTAATTGGGCAGAGACCCTTCCAGCGGCTATGCGCCGCTGCTAGGACCTACGAGAGCAAAGAGTCATGGAGACATGGAGTCTCCCCCGTTTGCTTTGCGTAGGACATGTATCTTGTTCGGTTCCTTGGGCTTGCCTTATTTAGGTGACAAACTGCTGAGTGTTTTCATTATTGGTAAACAAAACGAAAATAGTgggttaattaaattaagtatTATCATACTGTTTGCTCAGAGCCGCAGACCCCTTCTTCACACGATTTCCTGCTAGCTGCTCTCTCATCCGGAACTCTTCACACCAGGCTCTGTGGTTTCAGCCTCAGTCTCTGTCACAGTCTCCGGTGATCATCCGGTGAACTTCATAGCCATAGAGCCTCTAGATCTGACAATGCCACTCACAGACAGGCTCACGTCATCATCACGTCGCATCACACATCCTCTCTAATTGCGACATGGAAGCGGGGGAAATCACACCAACAGCGAACAAGAAGGTATTTTCAGTTTGGGCAAACCTTTcgatattttgtatattttttttatttttggttttttgatATTAtgggataatttttttttattggttttatccaaatttgtttcttattgcagaaaaacaaattttaatggtttgtCTTTTGTATGATTTGAAGTAACTCACCACACAGATTGCAAGCGTGTGCGTGGTCATGGAGTCGGTTCAGTGGACGACGATGGCAGGCGGCAGTCGATGGAGTTTGGCTTTGGCTCTTGATGGGCAGTTGTTGGTCATTTCGTTGTCGTTGTTGAGGAGGATGTTGATAAAGTTGCTGTAGAAGCTGTTATGTGTTTTGGTGTTTAGGGTGATGGTGCATTTGTGCTGTAACCTGCTAGCTAGTGGCTAATATATCGGGTGGCAAACCACCGGGAACCCAACACACGTTCAGGGACAATGCAACCGGTTCAGGGTTCAaattcagtttcagtttcagtttcagtatCGGATTCAGTTTGGTTTGATTTCGTTTTCGATTCACACGTTGTTTTATGGTTTAaaagttaacaaaaaatcaatcACATTATGTAAATAATTATGACATATAGGtaagttattattatataaatagaTATGCATATATGTTTAAACATCGAGATACGTAAGGTGATGGGATTGGGGCGAGAGCATGCCCTAGGCGGCCTACCTGTTCTTTTTTCATCTGTTTATCCTCCTTCTCGCGGCGTCGCACCTCCACGATGTACTCGTTAAACAGACTCTCCCGCTCGCGCACCTTCTCAATGGCCCGGTACCGCTCCTCCTTCGCGTTCTTCTGACTAAACTCCGAGAAAGATGacctaaaattgcaaaaataacaTTAACATAtacaataattttaattggcACATTTTTACTCACTTTCCGTGCAGTCTAGCCTCCTCCATTAGACTTCGGAAGTCCTCCCGCTTCTGTCGCATCTTGTTCCTCTTCTCCTTACGCTCCTCTTCGGCGCGATCCTTTACATACTTTTCAAATACCTGTTTACGCTCCTTCGATGTCAGCAACAAATATCGGGGGTCAAAGACGATCTTGTGCAGCTCCTTCTCCCATGTGCTAAACGCCGACACATCCTTCTCCCTCAGCATCTCCTTGAACTGGGTGACGCGCATCTCCAGCGGCACCAGAGCTCGTTCCTTGGCCGCTCGCTGCTCAGCCTCCAGTGCGGCATCTTCCGCACGCTTCGATtttgaaactaaaataaaGGCAATCACATTTCAGATTAATTTATAAACATATTTCGTATCGAACTTTGTAGTCGAACTTACTAACTCGAACCCGTTTCGTGGGCACTTCCTCCACACTTGATTCGGATTCTGTCCGAATCTTGATCACCTCGtcatcgtcgtcctcctcctgctccacTTTCTGaatttgctgttgctgctgcgcctGAGCCTGTGCCGCCTGAGCTTTCTCTTGCGCCGACTCATCGGTCGACTTTTGTTCGCCCTCGGATGATTTATCTTGCGGGGTTTTCAGCTGCTCTGGCCGTTCGTTAACCGCCTTGTCCACGTCCTCGCGGTTCATCAGCTCTTCGGGGCGGTCCCATACCGAAGTCCTGGTGGACGGATTGTAAAAAAAGACACGCGCATCCCCTGTCCACACCACACACCACGGTGTGCCAGCAATAGGTGTGCTTGTCACCGGTCTACTTTTGTCTGTTTGCTTCGCGGTGGCCGCTGCCTTCTTCTGCTCTTCCTCCTTTTTCCGTTTCTCCTCGGCCGCCCGCTTAGCTTCCTTCTCCAGAGCGGCCGCCTGAGCCGCCTTTGAGTTCTCCGTGTTGGCTTTCATGGCGGCGGCAGCTGCTGCAAAAGCTGCATGCGGATCAAATCCGGGGGGAGCTGAGCCTGGAGGCATATGCATCAACGGATTTGGGAGCAGATGCGGTGGTAAGCCGGatggggcagcaggcacattGGGAGCGACGCCAGAGTGTGCCGCCATTCTGGCTGCTTCCATGTCCCTTAAAGCTTGCGGCTTTTCCCAAACGCTTTCTGAACGCCCGGCGTGAAAGTAGTACGGCCTGCCATCGGGTGCCCGGTGCTCAGACCACTCGGCCGCCCGGGCTATGACTGCTGGATCAATAACTCCGGGTTTAATGATGAGGGTCTTGGCCGGCTTCTCCTGACCTCCGGGAGGACCGTGCAtgtgctgttgctgccacgGCGGTACGCCTACTCCCCAAGGTGCTCCACCTGGGGCAGCACCGCCCGGAAAACCGTAAGCTGGCGGCGGCATGCAGAAGGGTGGTTGCCCAAAACCTGGTGGTGGCTGCATTCCTGGCGGCTGCATGCCTGGCGGCTGCATTCCTGGTGGCTGCATTCCTGGTGGCTGCATGCCTGGGGGCTGGAACATAGGTGGGGGCTGCTGCCGAACATTAGGTGGTGGCTGGGAAAGCAGTGGTCCGGCTGCATTCGGCGGAGGTTGGCTCATAAGGTGCGCGGGTGGCTGTGACGAGAGGTGTGGCATTTCGCCGGGAGGTTCAGTTGTTTTTGCCTCCGGCTTGCCAGAAGCTTGTGCCGGTCGCTTGGCCATCTCCTCCACCTCGATTTGCGTCATAATTTTCACGGTGGGGCCATCAGGTCGGGTCCAAGTGGTTTCCCTTGTTACAGCATGATAATAATACGAGCGTCCATCCTCCGCCTTTGTCTCTACCCATATATCAGGGGGAGCTCCAGATCCGGGAGTGACACCATTAGCCCCAGGACCAggttgctgttgatgttgttgcgacggttgttgttgctgctgctgttgctgttgctgctgttgctgttgcattgCCTGCTGCTGTGCTGTGTGCTCCCCAATGGGTCGCCCACTAAACGCGTTGAACGCGGGTTTAGTCCTAAAATGAGTCAAGGTTGCTAATGATATGTTACCCAAAGAGACATCACCTTGACTACTTACCACTCATTGGTGGCACTATTTGGTGTTTCCTGGCTTCCTCCGtttccacctccacctccagctcctcctcctccaacaCCATTATCGTTTCCATTGAGGCCAGCTACTCCAAGCGGAGATTGCTGAAGGCTGGTTTCCGAAGGGCCCTTGCTGGGCGAAATGGCTTTCTCGCTGTCCATGCTCTCATCTAAACTCGTTTCCATTATACACGGAGCACGCTTTTCGCTGTATCTTCTCTTTGCATTTAGAAATTTTCAGATATTTTCTGCACTTTTCTGCCGCTAGGGATGTAAATACATTCAGGCATGCTTTCGATAAGTTTTTTATCGTGTATCGCAGATGGCAGCACTGTTGCGACTGTCCTATGTGGTGCCgataacttttttaaaaattatcaaaattggcgaaaatttaaacattaaatttaattaggtttataatttttagataattttctttcatttttatcaaaaagTGTTCAACTGGTGtagaacaaaaaatttttgaatacaaaatatactcaacatttttttatcttctgTCAATTCGACTGttccaattaaaattaaattattcaaaattaaGAACAAgtttagatttttaataaacaaacacTTTTAATAAGCGAATAGAGAAAGTAATACTGAGAGTTCACCATAAACTGTACATAAGATTTGGTgtattttcaaatttattcaaaaataattgaaaagtGGTTTTCAAAGCAAAATATTTGCTGATTAAATGTTTTTCCAACACCAACAGATGGGACGTTCAATGAAATGATCAATTTATGATACGGTGATCAATATATGGGGAAGTGGTCAAAAATTGTCGAAAACGCAATTACATAATATTTATACAGGCTCTTTTCTCTAATTCAACTTAACATTCAGTAGTGAATAAACATTGATTGAACATAGTTCTATTGCGCGAAGCGTAAAACACTTACTCATAAAAAATCCCGTCCACTGCATTCCAATTAACTACGTAAGCAAACAAGTTTTCTGAAAGCTTCAATcgtattttattataatcttTCCATTCCGCCAAGTCTAGTCTTTCCAGCAAGAAACACGGCCTGGTACTCTTATCTCGTCTAAAGAGTTTTAATTGACTCTTAATTTTAGACCAAAAGTCAAAATACTCAGCAACACAGTCATAAATAGATTTTTGAACGTGGTGGGTCTTCACTGATCCAACCATACttattcttttattattattattcaaaatGGGAACCGTTATAATTATTACTCAAACCAGTATTCCATACTTTTTAGATGAATCcacaaaatgaaattatttgggACAACGAAAAAGAACTTCTTCTATGCCAGTTGTGGAAAGAACATGCTGCTGCTCTTCAAAAACCCGAAACTACCCACGATACATGtgtaaaaattgcaaaaatcctACAAAACACCGGATTCCAAGTGGAATGGAAGGATGTAAAGGATAAAATAGCTGAAATGACACACCAATATAAGTAATTATTTCAGTGCTActttattcaaaaaaatttcagtgctactttattaaaaatttaaatttatttaataggcGCGATAAGGCAAATGACAACGGGGCCAATTCGATGTGGTACTCCTATTCAGATGTTGATAGAATTTTTTCTACCCTTGAGCTGATAAATTTGGGCAATAATGCATTGGTGATTACAAGTAAGCAGTGATTTTTTAACCCT
This window contains:
- the LOC6499452 gene encoding transcription elongation regulator 1 isoform X1, with protein sequence METSLDESMDSEKAISPSKGPSETSLQQSPLGVAGLNGNDNGVGGGGAGGGGGNGGSQETPNSATNEWTKPAFNAFSGRPIGEHTAQQQAMQQQQQQQQQQQQQQPSQQHQQQPGPGANGVTPGSGAPPDIWVETKAEDGRSYYYHAVTRETTWTRPDGPTVKIMTQIEVEEMAKRPAQASGKPEAKTTEPPGEMPHLSSQPPAHLMSQPPPNAAGPLLSQPPPNVRQQPPPMFQPPGMQPPGMQPPGMQPPGMQPPGMQPPPGFGQPPFCMPPPAYGFPGGAAPGGAPWGVGVPPWQQQHMHGPPGGQEKPAKTLIIKPGVIDPAVIARAAEWSEHRAPDGRPYYFHAGRSESVWEKPQALRDMEAARMAAHSGVAPNVPAAPSGLPPHLLPNPLMHMPPGSAPPGFDPHAAFAAAAAAMKANTENSKAAQAAALEKEAKRAAEEKRKKEEEQKKAAATAKQTDKSRPVTSTPIAGTPWCVVWTGDARVFFYNPSTRTSVWDRPEELMNREDVDKAVNERPEQLKTPQDKSSEGEQKSTDESAQEKAQAAQAQAQQQQQIQKVEQEEDDDDEVIKIRTESESSVEEVPTKRVRVISKSKRAEDAALEAEQRAAKERALVPLEMRVTQFKEMLREKDVSAFSTWEKELHKIVFDPRYLLLTSKERKQVFEKYVKDRAEEERKEKRNKMRQKREDFRSLMEEARLHGKSSFSEFSQKNAKEERYRAIEKVRERESLFNEYIVEVRRREKEDKQMKKEQIRRDFLDMLRERHDIERHTRWYDIKKKLDSDLRYRMVDSMYREEYFEDYLHIMKEEKRKEREQREQRERERHRERKSDRKDRDKDKDKDKSRKDRDRSRSKDKEREPKSSKDKEEKTKSEKSRKRESPEEGEHREDSEREERAGSVDSEVARQKENEAEQKQKEREKKLRAEQSIREREKEVQRTLAGHLRDRDKEREHHMREECIGHFTALLTDLVRTPDFTWKEVKRQLRKDHRWELIETLDRDDRERKFNEHIDNLMKKKRERFREMLDDVNTLQLTSTWKEIKKLIKEDPRYLKYNSEKGEREFRDYIKDKTMHAKTALRELLQECKFITHKSSDLIKENPNHLKEIQDILKNDKRYLVLDHMEEERNTIVLGFLEELNKRGPPPPPTASESTRRNK
- the LOC6499452 gene encoding transcription elongation regulator 1 isoform X2 produces the protein METSLDESMDSEKAISPSKGPSETSLQQSPLGVAGLNGNDNGVGGGGAGGGGGNGGSQETPNSATNEWTKPAFNAFSGRPIGEHTAQQQAMQQQQQQQQQQQQQQPSQQHQQQPGPGANGVTPGSGAPPDIWVETKAEDGRSYYYHAVTRETTWTRPDGPTVKIMTQIEVEEMAKRPAQASGKPEAKTTEPPGEMPHLSSQPPAHLMSQPPPNAAGPLLSQPPPNVRQQPPPMFQPPGMQPPGMQPPGMQPPGMQPPGMQPPPGFGQPPFCMPPPAYGFPGGAAPGGAPWGVGVPPWQQQHMHGPPGGQEKPAKTLIIKPGVIDPAVIARAAEWSEHRAPDGRPYYFHAGRSESVWEKPQALRDMEAARMAAHSGVAPNVPAAPSGLPPHLLPNPLMHMPPGSAPPGFDPHAAFAAAAAAMKANTENSKAAQAAALEKEAKRAAEEKRKKEEEQKKAAATAKQTDKSRPVTSTPIAGTPWCVVWTGDARVFFYNPSTRTSVWDRPEELMNREDVDKAVNERPEQLKTPQDKSSEGEQKSTDESAQEKAQAAQAQAQQQQQIQKVEQEEDDDDEVIKIRTESESSVEEVPTKRVRVISKSKRAEDAALEAEQRAAKERALVPLEMRVTQFKEMLREKDVSAFSTWEKELHKIVFDPRYLLLTSKERKQVFEKYVKDRAEEERKEKRNKMRQKREDFRSLMEEARLHGKSSFSEFSQKNAKEERYRAIEKVRERESLFNEYIVEVRRREKEDKQMKKEQPLASRLQHKCTITLNTKTHNSFYSNFINILLNNDNEMTNNCPSRAKAKLHRLPPAIVVH
- the LOC26514179 gene encoding uncharacterized protein LOC26514179; the protein is MNPQNEIIWDNEKELLLCQLWKEHAAALQKPETTHDTCVKIAKILQNTGFQVEWKDVKDKIAEMTHQYKRDKANDNGANSMWYSYSDVDRIFSTLELINLGNNALVITTEATSELSVPPIEKNSLDDSISNDCCSDCGDCDCGDGDCGACDDCIIL